One region of Flavobacterium sp. KACC 22763 genomic DNA includes:
- a CDS encoding helix-turn-helix domain-containing protein: MDIEKDYIKLIFGLKMKQVRTQKNLSLFGLAKLTNLSKSYLNEIEKGKKYPKTDKILLLCEHLDVTYDQMVSLKLDNNLAPIGEILKSGILKEIPLELFGIQEADLIDIIANAPAKVNAFISTIIEIAQHYNLSRESFFLAALRSYQEAHSNYFEDLEEKVIAFSKSFQINLDSKISVEELESILKEEYEYNIKEIAFTDQEALDDLRSIYVPKSRTLLLSTELDAPQKAFILAKEIAYNYLKISDRLLTFSWIKFENFDQVLNNFYASYFAGALLLPRKLVVDKINNFLENENPKPEEFVQLIESFEVSPESFYQRLTNLLPKDFQLKNLFFLRLSHKIGSDFYQINKELHITHQQEPHANETNEHYCRRWVSVKTIDEAIKQNKSHFFDAQISSYANSGNEYLVFSSATKDPFAENYIRSISVGILINPTMKKKFKFIDGKPLVKRIVGVTCETCAVQDCLERSAPPTVLEREKRHENTDTVVQQFINQYS, translated from the coding sequence ATGGATATCGAAAAAGACTATATAAAGCTGATTTTTGGGCTAAAAATGAAACAAGTTCGTACACAGAAAAACTTGTCTCTTTTTGGCCTGGCCAAACTGACTAATCTTTCAAAATCGTATTTAAACGAGATTGAAAAGGGAAAAAAATATCCCAAAACCGATAAAATTTTGCTTTTATGCGAACATTTGGACGTGACTTATGACCAAATGGTGTCTTTAAAACTCGATAACAACCTCGCTCCTATTGGCGAAATCTTGAAATCAGGAATTTTAAAAGAAATTCCACTAGAGCTTTTCGGAATTCAGGAAGCCGATTTAATTGATATTATTGCGAATGCTCCAGCCAAAGTCAATGCATTCATTAGTACCATTATCGAAATTGCACAGCATTATAATTTAAGCCGTGAGAGCTTCTTTTTAGCCGCTTTACGCTCGTATCAGGAAGCGCACAGCAATTATTTTGAAGATTTAGAGGAAAAAGTAATCGCGTTTTCTAAATCGTTTCAAATCAATTTGGATTCTAAAATCAGCGTTGAAGAACTGGAATCGATTTTAAAAGAAGAATACGAATACAACATTAAAGAAATTGCTTTTACAGATCAGGAAGCTTTAGATGATTTGCGTTCGATTTATGTTCCGAAAAGCAGAACTTTATTGCTTTCTACAGAACTCGACGCTCCACAGAAAGCTTTTATTCTAGCTAAAGAAATCGCCTATAATTATTTAAAAATTTCAGATCGTTTGCTGACATTCAGTTGGATCAAGTTTGAAAATTTCGATCAGGTTTTAAATAATTTTTATGCCTCTTATTTTGCAGGCGCTTTATTATTGCCAAGAAAATTAGTTGTAGATAAAATCAATAATTTTCTAGAAAATGAAAATCCGAAACCAGAAGAATTTGTTCAATTAATTGAAAGTTTTGAGGTTTCGCCAGAATCTTTTTATCAGCGATTGACCAATTTATTACCAAAAGATTTTCAGCTAAAAAACTTATTCTTTTTAAGATTATCCCATAAAATTGGTTCTGATTTTTACCAGATAAATAAAGAATTACACATCACGCACCAACAGGAACCACATGCCAATGAAACCAACGAGCATTATTGCAGAAGATGGGTTTCGGTTAAAACGATTGACGAAGCGATCAAACAAAACAAATCTCATTTTTTTGATGCTCAAATATCGAGTTACGCCAATAGCGGAAACGAATATTTGGTTTTTTCATCGGCAACAAAAGATCCTTTTGCAGAAAATTATATTAGAAGCATTTCGGTTGGAATCTTGATTAATCCGACGATGAAAAAGAAATTCAAATTCATTGATGGGAAACCTTTGGTGAAACGAATTGTTGGTGTAACTTGCGAAACTTGTGCTGTACAAGATTGTTTGGAACGAAGTGCTCCACCGACAGTTTTGGAAAGAGAGAAACGCCATGAAAATACGGATACTGTTGTACAGCAGTTTATAAATCAATACAGTTAG
- a CDS encoding (4Fe-4S)-binding protein — translation MNPNNLTKEYTNGEVTIVWQSGKCIHSANCVKNNPDVFRPKEKPWITPEQSTTEKIISTVNKCPSGALTFYMNDKK, via the coding sequence ATGAATCCAAATAACCTCACTAAAGAATATACAAACGGAGAAGTCACAATTGTATGGCAATCGGGAAAATGCATTCATTCTGCTAATTGTGTCAAAAATAATCCAGATGTTTTTCGTCCAAAAGAAAAACCGTGGATTACTCCAGAACAATCTACTACTGAGAAAATTATTTCTACTGTTAATAAATGTCCGTCGGGAGCGCTGACATTTTATATGAATGATAAAAAATAA
- a CDS encoding YceI family protein, protein MATTKWSIDPTHSEIGFKVKHMMFTNVSGKFGTYDATITTDGDNFENAAIEFSGDIASIDTANADRDGHLRSADFFDVENNPKLTFKASSFKKIDAGDYELTGDLNIKGVSKTVKFPVEFSGTMTDPWGNTKVGLSIEGKINRKDWGLNWNSALETGGVLVGEEVRLNIELQFVKQA, encoded by the coding sequence ATGGCAACTACAAAATGGTCAATTGACCCAACTCACTCAGAAATTGGTTTTAAAGTTAAACACATGATGTTTACAAATGTTTCAGGAAAATTTGGAACTTATGATGCTACAATTACTACAGACGGAGACAACTTCGAAAATGCTGCTATCGAATTTTCTGGCGATATTGCTTCAATCGATACTGCAAATGCAGACAGAGACGGACATTTAAGAAGTGCTGACTTTTTTGATGTAGAAAACAATCCAAAATTGACTTTCAAAGCTTCATCTTTCAAAAAAATTGATGCTGGTGATTATGAGTTAACTGGAGATTTAAACATTAAAGGTGTTTCTAAAACAGTAAAATTCCCAGTAGAATTTAGCGGAACTATGACTGACCCTTGGGGAAATACAAAAGTTGGTTTAAGCATAGAAGGAAAAATTAATCGTAAAGATTGGGGTTTAAACTGGAACTCAGCTCTTGAAACAGGTGGTGTTTTAGTAGGCGAAGAAGTTCGTTTGAACATTGAATTACAATTTGTAAAACAAGCCTAA
- a CDS encoding nuclear transport factor 2 family protein has product MRKGSLLILMIFLQFSVFAQKTNSKEENAISSQVEILRQAMIDADGAKLKALTSDKLNYVHSNGNFQNQAEFIEGIVSGKSDFVSIDFQNQTITIQNDVAIVRHILSAHTKDDGIDRDIKIGIMLVWQKQKGKWVLIARQAYKLTT; this is encoded by the coding sequence ATGAGAAAAGGTAGTCTTTTAATTTTAATGATTTTTCTTCAGTTTTCGGTTTTTGCTCAAAAAACGAATTCTAAAGAAGAGAATGCCATTAGCAGTCAAGTCGAAATTTTGCGTCAGGCAATGATTGATGCTGATGGAGCGAAATTGAAAGCGCTAACTTCGGACAAATTAAATTATGTCCACTCAAATGGTAATTTTCAAAATCAAGCTGAATTTATAGAGGGAATAGTAAGTGGAAAATCTGATTTTGTTTCGATCGATTTTCAGAATCAAACTATAACTATTCAGAATGATGTTGCCATAGTTCGACACATTTTATCGGCTCATACCAAAGACGATGGAATAGATCGAGATATTAAAATAGGAATAATGCTCGTTTGGCAGAAACAAAAAGGCAAATGGGTTTTAATTGCAAGACAAGCTTATAAATTAACTACATAA
- the fabD gene encoding ACP S-malonyltransferase, translating to MKAYVFPGQGAQFTGMGKDLYENSALAKELFEKANEILGFRITDIMFEGTAEELKETKVTQPAVFLHSVILAKTLEDFKPEMVAGHSLGEFSALVANGTLSFEDGLKLVSQRALAMQKACEITPSTMAAVLGLADNVVEEVCASIDGVVVAANYNCPGQLVISGETTAVEKACEAMKAAGAKRALILPVGGAFHSPMMEPAREELAAAIEATTFSTPICPVYQNVTANAVSDANEIKKNLIIQLTAPVRWTQSVQQMIADGATLFTEVGPGKVLTGLINKIDKEAAVANA from the coding sequence ATGAAAGCATACGTATTTCCGGGTCAGGGTGCACAGTTCACAGGAATGGGTAAAGACCTTTATGAAAATTCGGCTTTAGCCAAAGAATTATTCGAAAAAGCAAATGAAATTCTAGGTTTCAGAATTACAGATATCATGTTTGAAGGTACTGCCGAAGAACTAAAAGAAACTAAAGTTACACAGCCTGCAGTATTCTTACACTCTGTTATTTTAGCTAAAACTTTAGAAGATTTCAAACCTGAAATGGTTGCAGGACACTCATTAGGAGAATTTTCTGCTTTGGTTGCTAATGGAACTTTGTCTTTTGAAGATGGTTTAAAATTAGTTTCTCAACGCGCTTTAGCAATGCAGAAAGCTTGCGAAATCACTCCGTCAACAATGGCTGCAGTTTTAGGTCTAGCTGATAATGTTGTGGAAGAAGTTTGTGCTTCTATCGACGGAGTTGTGGTTGCAGCTAACTATAACTGCCCTGGACAATTAGTAATTTCTGGTGAAACTACTGCTGTTGAAAAAGCTTGTGAAGCTATGAAAGCTGCTGGAGCAAAACGTGCTTTAATTTTACCTGTTGGAGGTGCTTTCCACTCTCCAATGATGGAACCTGCAAGAGAAGAATTGGCTGCTGCAATTGAAGCAACTACTTTCTCTACTCCAATTTGCCCTGTGTATCAAAATGTAACTGCAAATGCAGTTTCTGATGCTAACGAAATTAAAAAGAACTTAATCATTCAATTGACTGCTCCTGTAAGATGGACACAATCTGTACAGCAAATGATCGCTGACGGTGCGACTTTGTTTACTGAAGTTGGTCCTGGAAAAGTTTTAACTGGTTTGATTAACAAAATTGATAAAGAAGCTGCTGTTGCGAATGCTTAA
- the aceB gene encoding malate synthase A, translating into MKNQLEITEMAIEFLADKKLAYPKIWTEEATAFIIELHKKFESQRKLLLLQREQKQVTFDQGIMPVFIPETKSIRESNWTAGEIPKDLQDRRVEITGPVDRKMIINALNSGAKTFMADFEDSTSPTWQNLMDGQMNLIDAVNKTITFTDLVKQKSYHLNEKIATLIVRPRGLHLPEKHVLIEGKEVSGSLVDFGLYVFHNHKRLLENNSGPYFYIPKLEHYLEARWWNTVIDFTEDYLNLKRGTIKVTVLIETITASFQLDEIIYELKEHIVGLNCGRWDYIFSYIKKFRKNPKYIVPDRDQVNMTSPFMNAYSNLVIQRCHKRGIHAIGGMAAQIPIRNNEEANAIAFAKVKTDKEREVRNGHDGTWVAHPDLVAIAKEVFDKGMPTPNQIHVKREYRKITEADLIEPPIGLITENGVRKNINVAVLYLASWLNGQGAAALHNLMEDAATAEISRSQLWQWLQNKVILDNGRKLDLAYYHELALDEFRKLKEEVGAENHEKQQFPLAEKLLERLVVNLHFVDFLTIPCYKYL; encoded by the coding sequence ATGAAAAACCAATTAGAAATCACTGAAATGGCTATAGAATTCCTAGCCGACAAAAAGCTTGCTTATCCAAAAATCTGGACAGAAGAAGCGACTGCGTTTATTATCGAATTGCACAAAAAATTCGAATCGCAAAGAAAATTATTGCTTTTGCAGAGAGAACAGAAACAAGTCACTTTTGATCAGGGAATCATGCCGGTTTTTATTCCAGAAACCAAAAGCATCAGAGAAAGTAATTGGACAGCTGGAGAAATTCCGAAAGATTTACAAGACAGAAGAGTTGAAATTACTGGACCAGTTGACCGAAAAATGATTATCAATGCTTTGAATTCTGGTGCTAAAACTTTTATGGCAGATTTTGAAGACAGCACTTCACCAACCTGGCAAAACTTGATGGATGGACAAATGAATTTAATAGATGCCGTTAATAAAACCATCACATTTACTGATTTGGTGAAACAGAAATCGTATCATTTAAATGAAAAAATTGCCACGCTGATTGTTCGTCCAAGAGGTTTGCATTTGCCAGAAAAGCATGTTTTGATTGAAGGAAAAGAGGTTTCAGGTTCTTTGGTAGATTTTGGTTTGTATGTTTTTCATAATCATAAACGACTTTTAGAAAACAATTCTGGACCGTATTTCTACATTCCGAAATTGGAACATTATCTAGAAGCAAGATGGTGGAATACTGTAATTGATTTTACTGAAGATTATCTAAATCTGAAACGTGGAACTATAAAAGTGACTGTTTTAATTGAAACCATAACCGCAAGTTTTCAGTTGGATGAAATCATTTACGAATTGAAAGAGCACATTGTTGGCTTGAACTGCGGACGCTGGGATTATATTTTCTCTTACATCAAAAAGTTTAGAAAAAATCCAAAATACATTGTTCCAGATCGTGATCAGGTAAATATGACTTCGCCTTTTATGAATGCGTATTCAAATCTAGTAATTCAAAGATGCCATAAACGAGGAATTCATGCGATTGGCGGAATGGCTGCACAGATTCCGATTCGAAATAATGAAGAAGCCAATGCTATCGCTTTCGCAAAAGTGAAAACTGATAAAGAGCGTGAAGTTCGAAACGGTCATGACGGAACTTGGGTGGCACATCCAGATTTGGTTGCCATTGCAAAAGAAGTTTTTGATAAAGGAATGCCAACTCCAAATCAGATTCACGTAAAAAGAGAATATCGAAAAATTACAGAAGCCGATTTAATCGAACCGCCAATTGGATTGATCACAGAAAATGGCGTTCGAAAAAACATCAATGTAGCCGTTTTATATTTGGCTTCATGGCTAAACGGACAAGGTGCGGCAGCTTTGCATAATTTAATGGAAGATGCTGCAACAGCCGAAATTTCGAGATCGCAATTGTGGCAATGGCTTCAAAATAAAGTGATTTTGGATAACGGACGAAAATTAGATTTGGCTTATTATCATGAATTGGCTTTAGATGAATTTAGAAAACTCAAAGAAGAAGTAGGAGCAGAAAATCACGAAAAACAGCAGTTTCCATTAGCGGAAAAATTACTGGAAAGATTAGTTGTAAACCTGCATTTTGTGGATTTCCTTACTATTCCGTGCTACAAATATTTATAA
- a CDS encoding DegT/DnrJ/EryC1/StrS family aminotransferase, producing the protein MKKIQMVDLKSQYEKIKSTVDASIQEVLDTNTYINGPLVHQFQKNLEDYLGAKHVIPCANGTDALQIAMMGLDLKPGDEVITADFTFAATVEVIALLQLTPVLVDVDMENMNIDIDAVKKAITPKTKAIVPVHLFGRAANMDAIMEIAKEHNLYVIEDNAQAIGADYISKSGSKVKVGTIGHVAATSFFPSKNLGCYGDGGAIFTNDDKLAHIIRGIVNHGMYERYHHDVVGVNSRLDSIQAGVLNAKLPLLDEYNKARRLAATKYNAAFAGNAKIITPDFDANENDHVFHQYVLRILDADRNALMQHLLDKGIPCAIYYPIPLHSQKAYLDPRYKEEQFPVTNQLVQEVIALPMHTELDDEQIKFITDSVLEFLNK; encoded by the coding sequence ATGAAAAAAATACAAATGGTTGACTTAAAAAGTCAATACGAGAAAATAAAATCTACTGTAGATGCTTCAATCCAAGAAGTTTTAGATACAAATACTTACATCAACGGACCTTTAGTTCATCAGTTTCAAAAGAATCTTGAAGATTATTTAGGCGCAAAACACGTTATTCCTTGTGCTAATGGTACAGATGCGTTGCAGATTGCGATGATGGGATTAGATTTGAAACCAGGAGACGAAGTTATTACTGCCGATTTTACTTTTGCAGCAACTGTTGAGGTTATTGCATTGTTGCAATTAACTCCAGTTTTAGTTGATGTTGATATGGAAAATATGAACATCGATATCGATGCGGTTAAAAAAGCAATTACTCCAAAAACAAAAGCAATTGTTCCAGTTCATTTATTTGGCCGTGCGGCTAATATGGATGCGATTATGGAAATTGCTAAAGAACATAATCTATATGTAATCGAAGATAACGCACAAGCAATTGGAGCAGATTATATTTCGAAATCTGGATCAAAAGTGAAAGTAGGTACAATTGGTCATGTTGCGGCAACTTCATTCTTTCCTTCTAAAAACCTTGGATGTTATGGAGATGGAGGAGCAATTTTTACAAATGATGATAAATTGGCGCATATTATCCGCGGAATCGTAAATCACGGAATGTATGAGCGTTATCACCACGATGTTGTGGGAGTGAATTCTCGTTTGGATAGTATTCAAGCTGGAGTTTTAAATGCAAAACTGCCTCTTTTAGATGAATATAATAAAGCGCGTCGTTTGGCGGCTACTAAATATAATGCAGCTTTCGCAGGAAATGCAAAAATTATTACTCCTGATTTTGATGCAAACGAAAATGACCACGTTTTTCATCAATATGTATTAAGAATTTTAGATGCAGATAGAAATGCTTTAATGCAGCATTTGTTGGATAAAGGAATTCCGTGTGCAATTTACTATCCAATTCCATTGCATTCTCAAAAAGCATATTTAGATCCTCGTTACAAAGAGGAGCAATTTCCAGTTACGAATCAATTAGTTCAAGAAGTAATTGCTTTGCCAATGCATACTGAACTTGATGACGAACAAATTAAATTTATTACCGATTCTGTTTTAGAATTTTTGAATAAATAA
- a CDS encoding DMT family transporter codes for MKQNLDYKLIFALAAVGIIWGTTFLGIRVAVETIPPWFVTSIRQGLAGLIMMTILLFKKELKWIGWENLKHQLVPSILMIVVANGFTTVAEQTVPSGLASVISAMAPILIFLGSILFKLQKPSLRGFIGVIIGFSGVVFIFKDGLGSFLDADYRIGMMFMGFAITAWAGGTIYTKIHGNKSKNIVLNLFYQFTMASCIQIVLAFIFSPTIDVSLWSTKSILAALYLSIFGSVIAFFSYNYALKHVTPVQVSILAYINTIIAVFFGWLILDEKITIDFIIATILIILGVFIINYKKKEKKTL; via the coding sequence ATGAAACAGAATTTAGATTATAAATTAATATTTGCCTTAGCGGCTGTTGGAATTATTTGGGGAACTACCTTTTTAGGTATTAGAGTTGCGGTTGAAACGATTCCGCCTTGGTTTGTGACTTCAATTCGTCAAGGATTGGCGGGATTGATTATGATGACCATTTTATTGTTCAAAAAAGAATTGAAATGGATTGGCTGGGAAAATTTAAAACATCAGCTTGTTCCTTCTATTTTAATGATTGTAGTGGCAAATGGTTTTACAACCGTTGCAGAACAGACTGTGCCAAGCGGACTGGCTTCGGTAATTAGTGCTATGGCTCCTATACTTATTTTTCTGGGCAGTATTTTATTTAAATTACAAAAACCAAGTTTAAGAGGATTTATTGGAGTTATAATAGGGTTTTCGGGAGTGGTTTTTATATTTAAAGATGGGCTCGGATCTTTTTTAGATGCCGATTACAGAATTGGAATGATGTTTATGGGATTTGCGATTACTGCTTGGGCTGGTGGAACAATTTATACCAAAATTCATGGGAATAAATCTAAAAATATCGTTCTTAATTTATTTTACCAGTTTACAATGGCTTCATGCATTCAGATTGTTTTAGCATTCATTTTTTCGCCCACTATTGATGTGAGTTTATGGAGTACTAAAAGTATTTTAGCAGCATTGTATTTGTCGATTTTCGGATCTGTAATTGCTTTTTTTAGTTATAATTATGCGCTAAAACACGTTACACCGGTTCAGGTTTCTATTTTGGCATATATCAACACCATAATTGCGGTATTTTTTGGCTGGCTGATTTTAGATGAAAAAATTACAATTGATTTTATAATCGCAACTATCCTGATCATTTTGGGAGTTTTTATTATTAATTACAAAAAGAAGGAAAAGAAAACTTTATAA
- the galE gene encoding UDP-glucose 4-epimerase GalE, producing the protein MKVLVTGGLGFIGSHTVVELQNEGFEVVIIDNLSNSSEDVLKGITAITGKTPLFEKIDLREKSAVRDFFNKHNDVTGVIHFAASKAVGESVEQPLLYYENNISSLVYLLQELQQKPEASFIFSSSCTVYGQAEKMPITEDAPVQTAMSPYGNTKQIGEEIITDTAKVTNISAILLRYFNPVGAHESVQIGELPLGVPQNLVPFITQTGVGLRQELSVFGNDYPTPDGTAVRDYIHVVDLAKAHVIALKRLLDKKNLAKVETFNLGTGKGSSVLEVINSFEKVSGKELPYKMMPRREGDITEAYANTDKANNVLGWKAELSLDEAMASAWKWEQKVRNK; encoded by the coding sequence ATGAAAGTATTAGTAACAGGAGGATTAGGATTTATCGGTTCTCACACCGTAGTCGAATTGCAAAATGAAGGCTTCGAAGTTGTGATCATTGATAATCTTTCTAATTCTTCAGAAGATGTTTTAAAAGGAATTACAGCGATTACAGGAAAAACGCCTTTATTCGAGAAAATTGATTTAAGAGAGAAAAGTGCTGTTCGGGATTTTTTTAACAAACATAATGATGTTACTGGTGTCATTCATTTTGCCGCTTCAAAAGCAGTTGGTGAAAGTGTTGAACAGCCTTTACTGTATTATGAAAACAACATTAGCAGTTTAGTTTATCTTTTACAAGAGTTACAGCAAAAACCTGAAGCAAGTTTTATTTTTAGTTCTTCTTGTACGGTTTACGGTCAAGCCGAAAAAATGCCGATTACAGAAGATGCTCCAGTGCAAACTGCAATGTCTCCTTACGGAAACACCAAACAGATTGGAGAAGAAATCATTACGGATACAGCTAAAGTTACTAATATCAGTGCTATTTTATTGCGCTACTTTAATCCAGTTGGAGCACACGAATCTGTACAGATTGGTGAATTACCGTTGGGAGTTCCTCAAAATTTAGTTCCGTTTATTACACAAACCGGAGTAGGTTTACGTCAGGAATTATCTGTTTTTGGAAATGATTATCCAACGCCAGACGGAACTGCTGTTCGCGATTACATTCACGTTGTAGATTTGGCAAAAGCGCACGTAATTGCTTTAAAACGTTTGTTAGATAAAAAGAATCTGGCAAAAGTGGAAACTTTCAATTTAGGAACAGGAAAAGGAAGTTCTGTTCTAGAAGTCATTAATAGTTTTGAAAAAGTCAGCGGTAAAGAATTGCCTTACAAGATGATGCCGCGTCGTGAAGGCGATATCACTGAGGCTTATGCAAATACAGACAAGGCAAATAATGTCTTAGGATGGAAGGCTGAACTAAGTTTGGATGAAGCAATGGCAAGCGCATGGAAATGGGAACAAAAAGTGAGGAATAAGTAA
- a CDS encoding pirin family protein produces MENIVLHKADTRGNANHGWLNAYHSFSFASWYNPDRIQFGALRVLNDDTIAAGMGFGTHPHDNMEIITIPLKGDLAHKDSMGNTEVIKNGDIQVMSAGTGIQHSEFNPNADQQTKLLQIWLFPNKRNVTPRYQQITLDVADRHNKLSQVLSPNADDEGVWIHQDAWFNMGNFDSGVTAEYKIKKEGNGVYAFVLKGNVTINGQELNSRDAVGISGTDTLNIKANTDAEFLLMDIPMNY; encoded by the coding sequence ATGGAAAATATAGTATTGCACAAAGCAGACACAAGAGGAAACGCAAATCACGGATGGTTGAACGCTTATCATAGCTTTAGTTTTGCGAGCTGGTACAATCCTGATAGAATTCAGTTTGGAGCGCTTCGTGTTTTGAACGATGATACAATTGCTGCTGGAATGGGTTTTGGAACTCACCCTCACGATAATATGGAGATTATTACAATTCCATTGAAAGGTGATTTGGCTCATAAAGACAGTATGGGAAATACTGAAGTAATTAAAAACGGAGATATTCAGGTGATGAGTGCCGGAACTGGAATTCAACATAGTGAGTTTAACCCAAATGCAGATCAGCAGACTAAGTTATTGCAGATTTGGTTGTTTCCAAACAAAAGAAATGTTACGCCACGATATCAGCAAATTACTTTAGATGTTGCTGACAGACATAATAAATTGTCTCAGGTTTTATCTCCAAATGCAGATGATGAAGGGGTTTGGATTCACCAAGATGCTTGGTTTAATATGGGGAATTTCGACTCTGGAGTTACTGCTGAATATAAAATCAAAAAAGAAGGAAACGGAGTTTATGCTTTCGTTTTAAAAGGAAATGTAACCATCAACGGTCAGGAATTAAACTCTCGTGATGCAGTTGGAATTTCAGGAACTGATACTTTAAACATTAAAGCCAATACAGATGCTGAATTTTTACTAATGGACATTCCGATGAATTATTAA
- a CDS encoding DUF983 domain-containing protein: MSSTLTHILKNECPVCHKGKVFTDKNIFLNFSFPKMNEYCSHCNYKFQKEPGYFFGAMYVNYGLSVAQGIATYCIAQFFFEKNFDLRILPIIAVSITLLTPFNLRFSRLAWIYMFKDYSK, translated from the coding sequence ATGTCAAGCACATTAACTCATATTTTAAAAAACGAATGTCCTGTTTGTCATAAAGGAAAAGTTTTTACAGACAAAAATATCTTCCTGAATTTCAGTTTTCCAAAAATGAATGAATACTGCAGTCATTGCAATTATAAATTTCAAAAAGAACCTGGTTATTTCTTTGGCGCTATGTATGTAAACTACGGATTAAGTGTAGCCCAAGGAATTGCAACGTATTGTATTGCGCAGTTTTTCTTTGAGAAAAATTTCGATTTAAGAATCCTTCCAATTATTGCAGTTTCTATCACTTTGCTCACACCTTTTAACCTTCGTTTTTCCAGATTAGCATGGATTTATATGTTTAAGGATTATTCGAAATAA
- a CDS encoding helix-turn-helix domain-containing protein, which translates to MKKYPIYSVQNFSCNDIHRDFYVNTFTEHLKNHSFIEEPHRHDSYLMVFFTKGSGLHEVDFDQFEIKRGSLFVLQPGQMHHWNLSEDVEGFVIIFSQELYNLYFGQKKINDYNFYHSIQNRPEMVFEEKEIPKILPYFDLLIQENSQNNKFQLDKLLNLLDCIHIEVARKYGETYSHQTHSYNIKINKFESLLEEYFTTQKLPSFYAEKLNITLKHLNRICNEILQKTATEVIMDRVILEIKRMLIDKQLAVNEVAFKVGYEDYSYFSRFFKKQTGMSPTEFRNTVR; encoded by the coding sequence ATGAAAAAATATCCTATTTATAGTGTTCAGAATTTTAGCTGTAACGACATTCATCGTGATTTTTATGTAAATACTTTTACCGAACATCTCAAAAATCACAGTTTTATAGAAGAACCACATCGACATGACTCTTATTTGATGGTATTTTTTACAAAAGGTTCTGGATTGCATGAAGTCGATTTTGATCAGTTTGAAATCAAAAGAGGAAGTCTGTTTGTGCTACAACCAGGACAAATGCATCATTGGAATTTATCTGAAGATGTTGAAGGTTTTGTAATTATCTTTTCGCAGGAATTGTACAATCTGTATTTCGGACAGAAAAAGATTAACGATTATAACTTTTATCATTCCATACAAAATCGACCAGAAATGGTTTTTGAAGAAAAAGAAATTCCTAAAATTCTTCCATATTTCGATTTGTTGATTCAAGAAAATAGCCAAAACAACAAATTTCAGTTGGACAAATTACTAAATTTATTGGATTGTATTCATATCGAAGTAGCCAGAAAATATGGAGAAACCTATTCGCATCAAACTCATTCATACAATATTAAGATCAATAAGTTTGAATCTCTTTTAGAAGAATATTTCACAACCCAAAAATTACCTTCGTTTTATGCGGAAAAGCTAAATATTACGCTGAAACATTTAAATAGAATCTGTAACGAAATCCTTCAAAAAACTGCTACAGAGGTAATTATGGATAGAGTAATTCTAGAAATAAAACGAATGTTGATCGATAAACAATTGGCAGTAAACGAAGTTGCCTTTAAGGTTGGTTACGAAGACTATTCCTATTTCTCTCGCTTCTTCAAAAAGCAAACAGGAATGTCGCCGACTGAATTTAGAAACACAGTGCGATGA